A window of Variovorax paradoxus genomic DNA:
CGATGCGCGGCAGCGACTGCTGCACAGCCAGCAGCAGCTGCGCGCCGGCGCTGGTGAGCTCCACCGCCCGTGTGTGGCGCAGGAACAGCGCCACGCCCACTTCTTCTTCCAGCGACTGGATCTGCCGGCTCACGGCCGACTGGGTGAGCGCCATTTCCTCGGCGGCGGCGCGGAAATTCAGGTGGCGGGCGACGGCCTCGAAGGCGCGCAGGTGCCCGGCCGAGATCGGGCGGGAGCGCAGATGGGTTTGCGAATGTTGCATGGCGATGACTTCGAGCGGCTATCTGGCGGCCGAACGCATTGATGCGAAACGGGCATCAGTAGGCTACCTCCTTTTCATTGGACTGCCAACGGCCCAGGAGAGATCATTCATTCCCGAACTGCGCAATTGCCTTCTGTCTGTCATGCGCTTCGGCAAAGCCCAGGAGTCCTCAACATGTCCACCGCCATCTGCACCACCGAATCGCTCTCGTCCCTGTCCGTTCCCGCCCGCACCGCCACTGCCGCGGTGCCGCCAGCCGTCCGTCGTGGCGCCTGGCAGATCGCCCCCGGCGAGGCGATGAGCCTGAAGGCGCGTTCGACCAGCGTGCTGCGGGTCAAGCAGGGCCGTGTGTGGATCACGCCCGACGCCACGCTCGCCAATCCCAGCGAAGACCTGGTGCTCGCACCCGGGGAGTCGCTCACGGTGGCGGCGGGCCAGCGCATCGTCATGGAAGCGTGGGACGGCTACGGCGCGACCTACAGCTGGGACAACGCCTGACCCTCTGCCAACCCTGCGCGAAAAAAAGGCGGCTCCGGCCGCCTTTTTCTTTGGGCGCGGGGCGCCTCAGCCGTTGATGTCGAAGCTGGGTCGCAGCGCCAGGAAATGCAGCAGGGCGGTCTCGCCCTCCAGGGCGTGCACGCCCGACATCAGGTGCGGCCCCTCGCTTTCCGCCAGCCCCAGACCGAAGCCGGTGTAGCGACGGCTGCGCAGCGCACCCTCGTAGGCGATGCGGATGTCGACATGGCGCGGGTCGCGCACGATCCGCCCCATCAGCGCCTCGACCGCCTCGCGCGGCCCTTCCAGGTGCTGGCAGAACCGCATGCCGTCGAAGACCAGCAGGCCCGTGATGCCTTGCTCGGCGTTGCGGGCGCGCGCCTGGGTCACGATCGCGCCCACCGTGGGGGGCGCGAGGTCCGGCACGAGGGTGCTGCAGTAGAGAATTTCGTAGAGCGTCTGGTCTTGCGTCATGCGTCGTCAGGGGGAGAAACGGTGCGCAGTCTAGTGACGCGAAAGACGCTTCGAAAT
This region includes:
- a CDS encoding DUF2917 domain-containing protein, which translates into the protein MSTAICTTESLSSLSVPARTATAAVPPAVRRGAWQIAPGEAMSLKARSTSVLRVKQGRVWITPDATLANPSEDLVLAPGESLTVAAGQRIVMEAWDGYGATYSWDNA
- a CDS encoding BLUF domain-containing protein, whose protein sequence is MTQDQTLYEILYCSTLVPDLAPPTVGAIVTQARARNAEQGITGLLVFDGMRFCQHLEGPREAVEALMGRIVRDPRHVDIRIAYEGALRSRRYTGFGLGLAESEGPHLMSGVHALEGETALLHFLALRPSFDING